CTGGAACAATTACAGGAAGAACATACTTTATGGAGCTACGAACTTGATACCCATATTACCGCCCAGATGAACCGGGTTTCAGAAATAATTGACTTAAAATGGGCTCATGATAGAAATATCTTCGGTGAGCATATCGGTGTAGCAGTGGTTGACACCGGTCTTTGCATCCATAAGGATTTTACTGAAGGCGGAAATCGTATAAAGGCTTTTTACGACCTCATACATGGAAGAACTGAACCCTATGATGATAACGGTCATGGAAGTCATGTGTCAGGAATAATCGGCGGAAACGGTTCCTTATCTAATGGCAAATATGTTGGTATTGCACCAAAATGTAACCTGATTGGTATTAAAGTACTTGACCAGAAAGGTGATGGAAATATCTCCGATGTCCTTGCCGGACTGCAATGGATCATCGATAATAAGGAAAAATACAATATCCGGATTGTAAATATATCCGTTGGTACCACTACAAAAGATAATGTAGATGAAAATTCTCTGTTGGTAAAGGGCGTAAATGCAGTTTGGGATGCCGGCATTGTGGTCGTAGTTGCTGCCGGTAACAATGGCCCTGGTCCTATGTCCATATCCACTCCCGGCATCAGCCGTAAAGTTATTACCGTGGGCTCTTCGGATGACAGAATTACCGTTGAATTATTCGGCAACAAGACCATGGATTATTCCGGCAGAGGACCCACTGCTAATTGTATAAAAAAACCAGATATTGTGGCCCCTGGGTCTAATATAATCTCCTGCGGAACTATGAAGAATTATCAAAGATATCGCTATAATCTATTAAATAATCCAAGAAATGATTATTCTAATCTTATGTATACTATAAAAAGCGGAACTTCTATGGCAACCCCTATTGTTTCCGGTGCAATCGCTCTTCTTTTGTCAAAGCACCCTATGATGAATAACCGAGATGTAAAGCTAAAACTAAGGGAATGCGCTGTTGACTTGGGTTACCCCTGGTCAAAACAAGGCTGGGGATTATTAAACATTCCAAAATTGTTACAATGATTACTGTTGCAGGAATTGAAGCAATTAAGTAAAACTTCGATTTCTTATTGTGTAAATATGTGTGGTTTCTTACAGATTAGCTACTTGGCAGTAACCACACATATTATACACAATGGTTAATTTTTCAAATTCTATCTTCAGGGTTTATACTCATAATCCATTTTTAATACTGCTTTACGTATTAGAACTCTTTATAAAGTTCCTTCTTTGCACCGCATACCGGACAATTATCCGGTGCTTCGTCTAATACGGTATGTCCACAGATTGGACATACATAAACTGCATTAAGTTCTATATCTTTTCCTTCTTTTGCAGCATTCTGAGCCTGCAAAAATAAATCAGCATGTATTTTTTCTGCCTCCAATGCAAAATGAAAAGAGCGCCTTGCCCCTTTTTCCTCTTGGAACTCTGCTGCATTTAAGTATACCGGATACATTTGTTCTACCTCATGCAATTCTCCGTTAATAGCACCTTGCAGATTATCTACGGTTTTACCGGTACCAAATACAGCACCTGCCGTTACAGTCGCATCTGTTGTAGTACCGTTGATTTCTTTATAGTGGTTATCAGCATGTACCCTTTCTGCATATGCAATTCCTTCAAAAAGCTTCGCGATATTAGGGAAGCCTTCTTTATCGGCCATCGTACCCCAGGTTAAGTACCTCATATGAGCCATACTTTCTCCGCCGTAAGCCGAATGTAAAAAGTCACTTGTCATTGCATTTTTAACTGCCATTGTTAAACCTCCTAAATTTTATTTTATTCCCTAAGGCTGTTAATATGCTAAAACCTCATGCGTAACAGCCTTAAGGATAGATAACAGATAAACCAAACTGCTTTTTATAGTATTGGATTATCTTTTGTGTTTATACAAAACTATTAATTAAATTATCCACAGCTTCCATTCTTTTCTTTCTATCAATTAAAGGAATTCCTTCACTTAATAACTTATTCTTTTGATGAAAATTCACCTTTTCTTCCTTATATATAACTCCTGTTGGTATCTTATCATCAAAATCCATCGCCTTACTAAGAGCAGCAATTTTGTCAGCAGGGTCATATTCCTCTCCTAGAGGCTCTACCTTACTCTTATAATATGCAAAAGTATTGACCTTATTAAAGCTGATACAAGGCTGTAAAATATCAACAAAGGCATAGCCAGGATAAGAAATAGCTTCTTTCATTATTTCTGTCAATTGTTTGGGATCACCGCTAAAGGCTCTGGCTACAAAACCAGCTCCGGCAGCAATTGCCATTAATACAGGATTTAGGGGCGTATTCATATTTCCATTCGTCTGTACCTGTGTTACCTGCCCTTCTCCTGTAGTCGGAGAAGCCTGCCCCTTTGTTAAACCATAAATCTGATTGTCGTGAACAAAATGTGTAATATCTACATTTCTTCGAATGTTATGTATAAAATGGTTACCGCCTTCTCCATAAGAATCACCATCTCCGGAATCAACAATAACTGTCAGTTTTTCATTGGCAATCTTTGCTGCTACTGCTGCCGGCAAAGCCCTTCCATGAAGTCCGCAAAAACTATTGGCACTTATATACTGGGGCGTTTTTGCTGCCTGACCAATCCCTGCTACCATTAAAACTTCATATGGATCTTTATTAAGTTCCTCCAAAGCTGTTTTTAGACACCTTAATATGTTAAAATTGCCACAGCCCGGGCACCAGGCTGTTTCATAGGTTTCGAATTTACTCATACTACACCAAGCCTCCTTCCAGTAACTTTTCTGCGATTTCTTCACCGGATATCTGCCTACCATCGTACTTAAGAATACTAGCAGCACAGGTTATGCCTGTTTTCTCTCGTATCAATTCCGCAAGTTGTCCGGTGGCATTCTGTTCTATATTAATAAAACGTTTTCCTTTTTTATGTAATTCATCAAGACTTTTTCTGGGCAGTGGAAATACATCTCCGAAAAGCAATGCACCTATTTTCTTTTTATTCGATGTTAGCAGCTTAACTGCATCTGCTATGGGTCCATAGGTAGAACCCCAGCCTATTAATACAATATCTGCTTCTTCCGCTCCTAAAAATTCCGGCTCTAAAAGTTCTTCCTCCAGTTTTTTTAATTTCCCCATTCTTTTATCCATCATCTTAATTCGTATTTGAGCAGATTCGGTTATAAAACCCCTCTCATCATGTTCATCACTGTCAGCTGATACAAAATTCTTTGACTTCCCAGGTATTAAACGAGGGGATATTCCATCCTCTGTAAACTTATAACGGAGATATTCTCCTTCATATTCATAGGTATCTGCCGGGACAGCCACTTCAATCTTACTAGTATCATAAGGTTTCACAACTGCTGTTGAATCACCCAGATACTGGTCACTTAATAAGATAACCGGAATCTGATACTTTTCAGCTAAATGAAAGGCCCTTATGGTTTGATAAAAGGAGTCTTCGTGATTCCTTAGGGCAATTACCATTCGAGGAAATTCCCCTTGTGCCGCAGAAATAACAAACTTCAAATCACTCTGCTCAGTCCGGGTGGGAAGTCCTGTAGCTGGGCCTGGTCGTTGAACATCTACTACTACCAAGGGTATTTCAGCAATTCCTGAAAATCCAAGTGCTTCAACTTTCAAACAAAACCCACCACCAGAAGTTCCTGTCATAGCACGGGCACCTGCATAGGAAGCACCCAATGCCATATTAATGGCAGCAATTTCGTCCTCTGCCTGCTCTACTAAAACACCTGCATAGTTTCCAATTCTTGCCAGATATTCCATCACTGTTGTTGACGGTGACATCGGATATGCGGAATAGAAATTTACGCCTGCTGCCGCTGCACCCAACGCCAAGGCTTTACTCCCTGTAATTAGCATCCAGTCCTTAAATTCTCCATCCAAATGTTCAAACCTTGCTTCTACGCTATCATAACCTAACCGAATAGCCTTTAGGTTAATTTCCAAAAACGCTTCTCTTACAGATGCCTTTATAACTTCTTCAACATAATCAAATGATTCACCAAATAGTTTTAAGATTGCTCCTACGGCTATACTTCCTGACACTCTTGGATTGCCAAGCTCTTTCGCCTTTTTGTCCATATCTAACTTAATTGCTTTTGCATGTGTTGTTTCCAGATTGCTATCGCAAAATATAAAACCCTTTTCTGTCAGCTTCTCTTTATGTAATACAATTGTTTCATCGTTTAATGCAATAATTCCATCCAGTTTGTCGCTATGGGAGTTGATTTGTTCAGTTCCAAAACGAAGCAGTGAAAAATTGTGACCTCCACGGACACGGGACATAAAGTCTCTTGTTGTATATATAAAATAACCTGATTTTTTTAATAATTTCTCCAAAATGGCGACTGTTGTGTCTATGCCTTGCCCTGCGGCACCACCAATTAAAATATTATACATAAGATTTCCTCCTTTTCTAGAATCTTGATAGTATTATATCCTATATTAAGCTTAATTTCAACAAAAAACATTATTTTTTCTGATAACTCTTATTTTAATTGCTAATTCACTATTTATTATCCGGCTTTGTTGCAATTCTCATCCATTAACTATATTAAATAAATGCCCTGCGTATACCTGTTATCTTTTAGAATTGCTTATAATGTCTATCATGCTGTCATTTCACAACAAATATAAAAAACTTCCCAAGCAGATTATATCCCCTTGAATGTAAACTTGGGAAATCTATTTGGAAAGTCTTTTTTTTCTATCTCATTCATTTCGTTATTTTACAAGCTTAAGTATTTGTTTAAATATCTCATCTCCTGCTTGTCTTGTTAATTCAAATAAGATGGATTCACTGGTGGTAATCATGGCACCCTCCTGCTGCATGCGCAGCAGGGCAATTTCCATATCACTAAGGTCTCTGGAACTGATACAGTCTTTTACCACCACTACCTGATACCCAGCCTTAATAGCATCCATAACCGTTTGCAAAACACATACATGTGCTTCGATGCCACACACAAGCAATGTTTTCTTCTCATAGTCTGCCACTGCTATTTTGATGTTCTCCTCTTCCATTGCGCTAAAGGTAACTTTTTCATAATACTGTGTTTCTGCTTCAAGATTATTTTGGATCTCCTGTATCGTCTCACCAAGACCTTTGGTATACTGTTGTGTGACAACCATAGGAATATGAAGTATCTGCAATCCTTTTATTAATTTCAGGGAATTACGAAGCAAGTTGTCTTTTTCTGCCATAGCAGGCACAAGTTTACTCTGATAGTCTACAATCATAGCCAATACATCTTTTGCCAGGACTCTCATGTGTTCCGTTCCTCTCTCCTCTAATTTTTATAAATAGAAACAAAAATGATTTGTTACAAAATAGTATAACATTTCTGATACTTCCCCACAAGAGTAGGGATTGTCAGAAATAAGGATAACCTGTTGCATTTTAAGGACAATCACCCTG
The nucleotide sequence above comes from Anaerocolumna cellulosilytica. Encoded proteins:
- a CDS encoding 2-oxoacid:ferredoxin oxidoreductase subunit beta, which gives rise to MSKFETYETAWCPGCGNFNILRCLKTALEELNKDPYEVLMVAGIGQAAKTPQYISANSFCGLHGRALPAAVAAKIANEKLTVIVDSGDGDSYGEGGNHFIHNIRRNVDITHFVHDNQIYGLTKGQASPTTGEGQVTQVQTNGNMNTPLNPVLMAIAAGAGFVARAFSGDPKQLTEIMKEAISYPGYAFVDILQPCISFNKVNTFAYYKSKVEPLGEEYDPADKIAALSKAMDFDDKIPTGVIYKEEKVNFHQKNKLLSEGIPLIDRKKRMEAVDNLINSFV
- a CDS encoding 2-oxoacid:acceptor oxidoreductase subunit alpha codes for the protein MYNILIGGAAGQGIDTTVAILEKLLKKSGYFIYTTRDFMSRVRGGHNFSLLRFGTEQINSHSDKLDGIIALNDETIVLHKEKLTEKGFIFCDSNLETTHAKAIKLDMDKKAKELGNPRVSGSIAVGAILKLFGESFDYVEEVIKASVREAFLEINLKAIRLGYDSVEARFEHLDGEFKDWMLITGSKALALGAAAAGVNFYSAYPMSPSTTVMEYLARIGNYAGVLVEQAEDEIAAINMALGASYAGARAMTGTSGGGFCLKVEALGFSGIAEIPLVVVDVQRPGPATGLPTRTEQSDLKFVISAAQGEFPRMVIALRNHEDSFYQTIRAFHLAEKYQIPVILLSDQYLGDSTAVVKPYDTSKIEVAVPADTYEYEGEYLRYKFTEDGISPRLIPGKSKNFVSADSDEHDERGFITESAQIRIKMMDKRMGKLKKLEEELLEPEFLGAEEADIVLIGWGSTYGPIADAVKLLTSNKKKIGALLFGDVFPLPRKSLDELHKKGKRFINIEQNATGQLAELIREKTGITCAASILKYDGRQISGEEIAEKLLEGGLV
- a CDS encoding S8 family peptidase, with product MNRVSEIIDLKWAHDRNIFGEHIGVAVVDTGLCIHKDFTEGGNRIKAFYDLIHGRTEPYDDNGHGSHVSGIIGGNGSLSNGKYVGIAPKCNLIGIKVLDQKGDGNISDVLAGLQWIIDNKEKYNIRIVNISVGTTTKDNVDENSLLVKGVNAVWDAGIVVVVAAGNNGPGPMSISTPGISRKVITVGSSDDRITVELFGNKTMDYSGRGPTANCIKKPDIVAPGSNIISCGTMKNYQRYRYNLLNNPRNDYSNLMYTIKSGTSMATPIVSGAIALLLSKHPMMNNRDVKLKLRECAVDLGYPWSKQGWGLLNIPKLLQ
- a CDS encoding rubrerythrin family protein translates to MAVKNAMTSDFLHSAYGGESMAHMRYLTWGTMADKEGFPNIAKLFEGIAYAERVHADNHYKEINGTTTDATVTAGAVFGTGKTVDNLQGAINGELHEVEQMYPVYLNAAEFQEEKGARRSFHFALEAEKIHADLFLQAQNAAKEGKDIELNAVYVCPICGHTVLDEAPDNCPVCGAKKELYKEF
- a CDS encoding hydrolase; translated protein: MRVLAKDVLAMIVDYQSKLVPAMAEKDNLLRNSLKLIKGLQILHIPMVVTQQYTKGLGETIQEIQNNLEAETQYYEKVTFSAMEEENIKIAVADYEKKTLLVCGIEAHVCVLQTVMDAIKAGYQVVVVKDCISSRDLSDMEIALLRMQQEGAMITTSESILFELTRQAGDEIFKQILKLVK